A region of Lepus europaeus isolate LE1 chromosome 2, mLepTim1.pri, whole genome shotgun sequence DNA encodes the following proteins:
- the LOC133749274 gene encoding arylacetamide deacetylase-like: protein MRKKTILLLTMGSLGAYYVYTPLPNNIEEPWRLMGMIAVSNTITNLFLFAEFLGINHFMNIAMFFIFLIEVPPTSDENVTVTEATFNGIPVRVYVPRRKSETLRRGLFYIHGGGWCLGSAAMLSYDFLSRNTANRLDAVVISTNYRLAPKYHFPIQFEDVYRALSWFLRRDILEKYGVDPERVGVSGDSAGGNLAAAVTQQLLEDPNVKVKLKTQSLIYPALQNLDLDLPSYRENSHFPILPKSLAARYWSEYFTTDRSLEKALLLNQHVPVDSSHLFKFVNWSSLLPEEFKKGHFYNTPTYGSSELAQKYPGFLDVRAAPLLADDTQMRGLPRTHVMTCQYDVLRDDGVMYVTRLRNNGVQVTHTHIEDGFHRAISFLNLKICYRMINQYIDWLRENL from the exons ATGAGAAAAAAGACAATTTTGCTTTTGACTATGGGGTCCCTAGGAGCCTATTATGTTTATACTCCTCTCCCCAATAATATTGAGGAACCGTGGAGACTGATGGGCATGATTGCAGTATCCAATACAATAACAAATTTG TTTCTGTTTGCTGAATTCTTAGGAATCAACCATTTTATGAACATCgcaatgtttttcattttccttatcgAAGTCCCACCCACATCTGATGAAAATGTCACTGTGACAGAGGCAACATTCAACGGCATTCCCGTCCGCGTGTATGTTCCTAGAAGAAAGTCTGAGACGCTGAGAAGGGGCTTGTTTTATATTCACGGTGGCGGCTGGTGTTTGGGAAGTGCTG cTATGCTTTCTTATGACTTTCTCTCAAGAAACACAGCAAATAGGCTCGATGCTGTTGTCATTTCAACCAA CTACAGACTAGCACCTAAAtatcattttcccattcaatttgAGGATGTGTATCGTGCATTAAGCTGGTTTTTAAGGAGAGATATTCTTGAAAAATACGGTGTGGATCCTGAGAGAGTTGGTGTTTCTGGCGACAGTGCTGGTGGGAATTTAGCCGCAGCAGTGACTCAGCAG CTCCTTGAGGATCCAAATGTCAAGGTCAAACTCAAGACCCAGTCTTTAATATATCCTGCACTTCAGAATCTTGATCTGGATTTACCATCGTATCGAGAAAACTCCCATTTTCCAATTCTGCCCAAATCACTGGCAGCCAGGTACTGGAGTGAATACTTTACCACAGACAGATCACTTGAAAAGGCCTTGCTCCTCAATCAGCATGTCCCAGTGGACTCAAGTCACCTGTTCAAATTTGTTAattggagttccttgctccctgAGGAGTTTAAGAAAGGACACTTCTATAACACTCCAACCTATGGCAGTTCTGAACTGGCCCAAAAATACCCGGGGTTCCTAGATGTGAGGGCTGCACCCCTGCTGGCTGATGACACCCAAATGCGTGGCTTACCCCGGACCCATGTCATGACCTGTCAGTATGATGTCTTAAGAGATGATGGGGTCATGTATGTTACCCGACTCAGGAACAATGGTGTTCAAGTGACTCACACTCACATAGAGGATGGATTCCACAGAGCCATTtcatttctgaatttaaaaatttgttacagGATGATAAATCAATATATTGATTGGCTAAGGGAAAATCTATAG